From Penicillium psychrofluorescens genome assembly, chromosome: 1, one genomic window encodes:
- a CDS encoding uncharacterized protein (ID:PFLUO_001827-T1.cds;~source:funannotate) encodes MGNLRSLMLTWAIATAVEASEPNWFQTVPDNYAGPTPTGAAPFLAEVNPAPFGQATYIPNAPLETSEPIAGANGRNIFHLMGDLSPYFSPSEGFGVDEYPLPKGASIGHMHMLQRHGARYPSAEEGLGAWAAGIVNSGAVFTGELEFLNDWTYKLGEEILVPQGRQELFDSGILNFYNYGHLYDNSSKIVVRTTLQSRMLESCENFLAGFFGLNWKKHANILAVIDPAVTGDEACTKAGETMLAAMEEPVGTWTETYLKDRTAKLQRLAGDYNWTVTDTSHAQALCPYEAISLGYSPFCQLFDYQEWQGYEYMQDIEFASMAGFLNPTGRAQGIYWVEEFLARVEGHFVDVPANTSGVNMTLDTNPVTFPLNQSLYLEFTHDANIVSVLTAFGLTQFADFLPATGPPKNQQFVTSKLVPFAGRLNIEIITAPHKVSTRRSRKISSDDYVPGTGKAQYVHFIQNQRTIPLHASFKECEYREDGWCELETFLKVQKQSLANAEYPYACFGNWTMKEYGAARDGVPV; translated from the exons ATGGGGAACCTCCGCTCCTTGATGCTCACTTGGGCCATTGCCACGGCTGTAGAAGCCAGTGAGCCCAATTGGTTCCAGACAGTGCCGGACAACTACGCTG GCCCTACGCCTACTGGTGCTGCTCCTTTCCTGGCAGAGGTTAACCCAGCACCCTTTGGTCAGGCTACGTACATTCCCAATGCTCCCTTGGAGACATCGGAGCCCATTGCTGGTGCCAATGGACGGAACATCTTCCATCTCATGGGAGATCTAAG CCCGTACTTTTCTCCCTCTGAAGGATTCGGAGTGGACGAATACCCTCTGCCCAAGGGCGCGAGCATCGGCCACATGCACATGCTCCAGCGCCATGGCGCCAGATATCCTTCTGCTGAGGAAGGCTTGGGTGCCTGGGCCGCTGGCATTGTCAATTCCGGCGCGGTATTCACCGGCGAACTGGAGTTCTTGAATGACTGGACCTACAAGCTGGGAGAGGAGATCCTCGTGCCTCAAGGCCGCCAGGAGCTTTTTGACAGCGGTATTCTCAACTTCTACAACTACGGCCACCTGTATGACAATTCGTCCAAGATTGTCGTGCGCACCACACTACAGTCGCGCATGCTCGAGAGTTGCGAGAACTTCCTCGCTGGCTTTTTCGGCCTGAACTGGAAGAAGCATGCTAATATCCTGGCCGTCATTGATCCTGCTGTGACTGGTGACGAAGCATGCACCAAAGCCGGGGAGACCATGCTGGCTGCCATGGAGGAGCCAGTGGGCACCTGGACAGAGACTTATCTGAAAGACCGCACCGCCAAACTGCAGCGTCTCGCCGGGGACTACAACTGGACCGTGACCGACACCTCCCACGCACAGGCTCTCTGTCCCTACGAGGCCATCAGCTTGGGCTACAGCCCGTTCTGCCAGCTCTTCGACTATCAAGAATGGCAGGGCTACGAGTACATGCAGGACATCGAGTTCGCCTCCATGGCAGGCTTCCTCAATCCCACGGGCCGGGCACAGGGTATTTACTGGGTGGAAGAGTTCCTAGCGCGGGTTGAAGGCCATTTCGTCGATGTGCCAGCCAATACGTCCGGAGTCAATATGACCCTGGACACGAACCCGGTTACTTTCCCCCTGAATCAGTCGCTTTACCTGGAATTCACCCACGACGCCAACATCGTCTCGGTCCTGACTGCGTTTGGGCTGACCCAGTTTGCGGATTTCCTACCTGCTACCGGCCCGCCGAAGAACCAGCAGTTCGTTACGAGTAAACTGGTTCCCTTTGCCGGTCGGCTCAACATTGAGATCATCACAGCACCGCACAAAGTGTCGACCAGGCGGTCGCGAAAGATTTCCTCGGATGATTATGTTCCTGGTACTGGCAAGGCGCAGTATGTGCACTTTATCCAGAACCAGCGCACCATCCCGCTGCACGCCAGCTTCAAGGAATGTGAGTATCGCGAGGACGGGTGGTGCGAACTGGAGACGTTCTTGAAGGTGCAGAAACAAAGCCTAGCCAACGCCGAGTACCCGTATGCTTGCTTTGGGAACTGGACCATGAAGGAGTATGGTGCAGCGAGAGACGGAGTGCCCGTTTAG
- a CDS encoding uncharacterized protein (ID:PFLUO_001828-T1.cds;~source:funannotate), which produces MPASLSTKILGLSLMAALGQAQSVSLNFDYANEKVRGVNLGGWLVLEPWITPSIFDQAGDGAVDEWSLCATLGLDACYATLEQHWSSFITADDFAQIAAAGMNHVRIPVGYWAVGIMEGDPYVNGQLDYLDQAVGWARAANLKVIVDLHGAPGSQNGFDNSGKRGPIMWQQGENVDITREVLATLATRYGNDADVVTAIEALNEPSVPGGVNESGLKQYYYDAWGVARSGSQDTTVVLHDGFMPTESWNGFMSESTGVWYVMMDTHHYEVFDNGLLAMDTNTHVGTACKFASDHVLTTDKWTIVGEWTGAMTDCAKYLNGKGIGARYDGTYQGSAPIGSCDGKTEGSVTALSGDDQINLRRFIEGQLDAYEKGNGWLYWTWKTEGAPEWDMQEQLAAGVFPNPVDTRQFPGQC; this is translated from the exons ATGCCGGCTTCCCTTTCGACGAAGATCCTCGGGCTGTCCCTGATGGCGGCCCTGGGACAGGCCCAATCAGT TAGCCTCAACTTCGATTATGCCAATGAGAAGGTTCGTGGTGTTAACCTCGGCGGCTGGCTGGTGTTGGAGCCTTGGATTACTCCCTCGATCTTCGACCAggccggcgatggcgccgTAGACGAATGGTCTCTCTGCGCTAccctcggtctcgatgcCTGCTACGCGACTCTGGAGCAGCACTGGTCATCCTTCATCACTGCGGATGACTTTGCTCAAATCGCCGCTGCAGGCATGAACCATGTCCGCATTCCAGTCGGCTACTGGGCCGTTGGGATCATGGAAGGTGACCCATATGTCAATGGTCAGCTGGACTACCTGGACCAGGCTGTGGGTTGGGCTCGCGCGGCCAACCTCAAAGTCATTGTCGACCTGCACGGAG CTCCTGGATCCCAGAACGGATTCGACAACAGCGGAAAGCGTGGTCCCATCATGTGGCAACAGGGTGAAAACGTGGACATCACCAGGGAGGTTCTCGCTACCCTGGCAACGCGGTATGGTAACGATGCCGACGTGGTCACGGCCATTGAAGCCCTCAACGAGCCCAGCGTTCCGGGTGGTGTGAACGAGAGCGGTCTGAAGCAGTACTACTACGACGCATGGGGAGTTGCCCGCTCCGGTAGCCAGGACACCACCGTGGTCCTGCACGACGGGTTCATGCCAACTGAGTCCTGGAACGGGTTCATGAGCGAGTCGACTGGTGTCTGGTACGTGATGATGGACACGCACCACTATGAAGTCTTCGACAACGGCCTGCTGGCCATGGATACCAACACGCACGTCGGCACCGCCTGCAAGTTCGCCAGCGACCACGTCTTGACCACCGACAAGTGGACCATTGTTGGAGAGTGGACCGGCGCCATGACCGACTGCGCCAAGTACCTGAACGGCAAGGGCATCGGCGCCCGCTACGACGGCACGTACCAAGGCAGCGCTCCCATCGGCTCCTGTGATGGTAAGACTGAGGGCAGCGTGACTGCGCTCTCGGGAGACGACCAGATCAACCTCCGCCGCTTCATCGAAGGACAGCTCGACGCCTATGAGAAGGGCAACGGCTGGCTCTACTGGACCTGGAAGACCGAGGGCGCCCCGGAGTGGGATATGCAGGAGCAGCTTGCCGCCGGCGTCTTCCCCAACCCCGTTGACACTCGCCAGTTCCCTGGCCAGTGCTAG
- a CDS encoding uncharacterized protein (ID:PFLUO_001823-T1.cds;~source:funannotate): MTENTITPLLINNESVVTDVKFEVRAPATGQLSGHCAGASVDDATRAIEAAKAAFPAWSKMKAYPRRDILLKAADIMLSRKEELIQYQREETGAGRPFTEVTFDLGVDFIRDVAGRIPTIEGTVPNVKLDGQSAMVFKQPYGVILSIAPWNAPFILGVRAIALPLAAGNTVVFKGSELSPKCFWALGDIFRQAGLPAGCLNVLYHQSSDAVQVTNALIAHPAVRKVNFTGSTLVGSIIASTAGKYIKPVLLELGGKASAIVLDDADLEKAAMSCALGSFMHSGQICMSTERIVVQRSIADQFRQKLAETSEKMFGKDAAAPVLVNSAAVSKNKKLVADAVSRGAKLLFGDANASESVDTSMRPIVVDGVTKEMDMYATESFGPTVSLIVVDTEEEAITLANDTEYGLTGAVFTGDLFRGLRVAKQIDSGAVHINSLTVHDEAVLPHGGWKSSGFGRFGGASGFEEFLQSKTVSWMD; encoded by the exons ATGACGGAAAACACTATCACCCCgctcctcatcaacaacgaaTCTGTCGTGACCGATGTCAAGTTCGAGGTCCGCGCTCCAGCCACCGGCCAGCTCTCAGGCCATTGCGCCGGTGCATCAGTCGACGATGCGACCCGTGCCATCGAAGCCGCAAAGGCTGCCTTCCCCGCATGGAGCAAGATGAAGGCCTACCCCCGCCGcgacatcctcctcaagGCGGCCGACATCATGTTGTCGCGCAAGGAGGAATTGATCCAATATCAGCGCGAGGAGACCGGGGCGGGGCGGCCTTTCACGGAGGTCACGTTCGATCTGGGTGTTGACTTCATCAGGGATGTTGCGGGACGCATCCCCACGATTGAGGGCACGGTGCCCAACGTGAAGCTAGATGGACAGAGTGCTATGGTGTTCAAGCAGCCGTACGGGGTGATTTTGAGTATTGCACCATG GAACGCCCCCTTCATATTGGGCGTCCGCGCAATTGCCCTGCCGCTCGCTGCGGGTAACACCGTCGTCTTCAAGGGCTCGGAACTATCGCCCAAGTGTTTCTGGGCTCTGGGTGATATCTTCCGGCAAGCTGGTCTGCCCGCTGGATGTCTGAATGTCCTCTACCATCAGAGCTCCGACGCTGTGCAGGTCACCAACGCCCTGATTGCCCACCCGGCTGTGCGTAAAGTCAACTTCACGGGCAGCACGTTGGTGGGATCCATTATTGCGTCCACGGCTGGCAAGTATATTAAGCCCGTGCTGCTAGAGCTGGGCGGCAAGGCGTCGGCCATTGTGCTCGACGACGCAGACCTAGAGAAGGCAGCGATGAGCTGTGCGCTCGGATCATTCATGCAT TCGGGCCAAATCTGCATGTCGACGGAGCGCATTGTGGTCCAGCGATCCATTGCGGATCAATTTCGGCAGAAGCTGGCCGAAACctcggagaagatgttcgGCAAGGACGCGGCGGCGCCGGTACTGGTCAACTCGGCGGCCGTCtccaagaacaagaaacTAGTGGCGGACGCTGTGTCGCGCGGAGCCAAGCTGCTGTTCGGTGATGCCAACGCCAGCGAGTCCGTCGATACTAGCATGCGGCCTATCGTCGTCGACGGTGTCACCAAAGAGATGGACATGTACGCGACCGAGTCGTTCGGGCCGACCGTGTCTCTGATCGTGGTGGATACCGAAGAGGAAGCGATCACATTGGCCAACGACACGGAGTATGGCCTGACCGGGGCAGTGTTTACCGGTGATCTGTTCCGCGGGCTGCGCGTAGCCAAGCAGATCGATTCAGG GGCCGTCCACATCAACAGCCTAACCGTGCACGACGAAGCCGTCCTGCCGCACGGCGGATGGAAGAGCAGCGGGTTCGGTCGCTTCGGCGGCGCGTCCGGCTTTGAGGAGTTCCTGCAGAGCAAGACGGTTTCCTGGATGGATTAA
- a CDS encoding uncharacterized protein (ID:PFLUO_001824-T1.cds;~source:funannotate) produces the protein MERLLDNGFQPKHVDRKALYVNFEERIKYLHDFLEFGIADVEALVTGAKYVKALIPTVVTLVYEKLLQRDITSRAFHTRSTAKEKPEDEDWLTEDTPQIQRRKVFLRWYLNRLCQDPTKMEFWRYIGKVGMMHSGQLRMDPLSVEYIHIGACIGYIQDIMIEAIMSHQQLSLRRKIALLRALTKVLWIQNDMFARWHVKDGDEFADEISLMSMDDQEGQDKEKRMFGSNDSSVSQEEDKSSLRSANSTLHSSKSRTDPTGVCPFANLGKASSTQTKIWAN, from the exons ATGGAGAGACTACTAGACAATGGTTTTCAGCCGAAGCATGTCGACCGGAAGGCGCTATATGTCAATTTCGAGGAGAGAATCAAGTATCTCCACGACTTCCTTGAGTTCGGCATCG CGGACGTCGAGGCACTGGTGACGGGGGCCAAGTATGTCAAAGCCTTGATCCCCACGGTGGTCACATTAGTCTACGAGAAGTTGCTTCAACGTGATATCACATCACGGGCGTTTCATACACGGTCAACGGCCAAGGAAAAACCAGAGGACGAGGACTGGTTGACGGAGGACACGCCACAGATCCAACGCCGGAAGGTATTTCTGCGGTGGTATCTGAACCGGCTGTGTCAGGATCCGACCAAGATGGAGTTCTGGCGATATATTGGCAAAGTCGG AATGATGCATAGCGGACAGCTGCGCATGGACCCGCTCAGCGTGGAATACATTCACATCGGCGCTTGCATCGGATACATCCAGGACATAATGATCGAAGCGATCATGTCCCATCAGCAGCTCTCGCTACGCCGCAAGATTGCCCTCTTGCGAGCTCTGACCAAGGTCCTTTGGATCCAGAACGACATGTTCGCGCGGTGGCATGTGAAGGACGGGGATGAGTTTGCCGACGAGATATCACTCATGAGTATGGATGACCAGGAAGGTCAAGACAAAGAAAAGCGGATGTTTGGTAGCAATGATTCCTCGGTTTCCCAGGAAGAGGACAAGTCGAGTCTGCGCAGCGCGAATAGTACGTTACATTCAAGCAAGTCGAGAACAGACCCGACAGGGGTGTGTCCGTTTGCGAACCTGGGCAAGGCGTCGTCAACCCAGACAAAGATCTGGGCCAATTAG
- a CDS encoding uncharacterized protein (ID:PFLUO_001825-T1.cds;~source:funannotate): MARDLFTLVYDHLGIASEIHLVGHDIGGMIAHAYVSLYPQHVASVIWGECPLPGTSSYEANKRMPEQFHFLFHCAPDDLAPSLVSGREKMYLNHFFSKLSFNANAISLSDLEYYALQYSQPGALRCAFEVYRAFEEDTRENLESLRLKGKCMRPVLILSGAESRHASEAQEMVTEVYGGHMQVATVEDSAHYIAEENPEGFVRVVSEFVSKYPKEV; the protein is encoded by the coding sequence ATGGCTCGAGATCTATTCACCCTTGTTTATGACCATCTTGGAATTGCGTCGGAAATTCATctggtcggccatgacatTGGTGGCATGATTGCCCATGCTTATGTTTCGCTGTATCCGCAACATGTGGCGAGTGTTATCTGGGGCGAATGCCCGCTTCCCGGAACTTCCAGCTACGAAGCAAACAAAAGGATGCCGGAGCAGTTCCATTTCCTATTCCACTGCGCGCCTGACGACCTGGCACCATCACTTGTCAGTGGGAGGGAAAAAATGTACCTGAATCATTTTTTCTCTAAGCTGAGTTTTAACGCTAACGCCATATCACTTTCTGACCTCGAATATTACGCCTTGCAATATTCGCAACCGGGAGCGCTTCGGTGTGCCTTTGAAGTATATCGAGCGTTTGAAGAGGATACTAGAGAAAATCTCGAGTCGCTACGTCTGAAAGGCAAGTGTATGCGGCCCGTGCTTATTCTAAGTGGTGCAGAGAGTCGGCATGCTTCCGAGGCCCAGGAGATGGTGACTGAGGTCTATGGTGGTCATATGCAGGTTGCGACGGTGGAAGATTCTGCCCATTATATTGCAGAAGAGAACCCCGAGGGTTTTGTGCGCGTAGTCTCGGAATTTGTGTCTAAGTACCCAAAAGAGGTGTGA
- a CDS encoding uncharacterized protein (ID:PFLUO_001826-T1.cds;~source:funannotate), whose amino-acid sequence MHLTGSLVVSLLAATSFALPDKSAVKHVRSNSGYSLKTPPLTTPWTDKVGTDPWPEYPRPQLERSQWQNLNGVWQYENASGLDAVQSPPFGQNFSQEVLIPSCLESGLSGIQAVDALYSWFSNSFNVDSSWKGQQVLLNFGAVDYEATVFVNGKQAGFHRGGYFRFTLDVTPYVNFGQDNELLVFVHDPTDSGDYVIPIGKQTLNPNHIFYTPCSGIWQSVWIESTPATYITQLDLAADMHGQVNVTVHSSNLNTSTPVEISLLENDKVVAAHKGPSNRPFQFKVSSPKLWSPDSPHLYNVTVKMGSDTIQSYTGFRTISKGTVDGVVRPLLNGEFVFMFGTLDQGFWPDGIYTPPTQEAMVFDLQLLKDLGFNSVRKHIKVENERWYQACDQMGLLVIQDMPAMRPLQTEADGATILPNATQQAEFGRQLTILVNQLKSFPSIAVWIIYNEGWGQITNYYPEFGLTALVQSLDPTRLVDSTTGWFDHGAGDFSDNHHYANPQCGSPFYSIDSSPYDDTRIGFQGEFGGLGNNVSIEHLWNVQAAIETINQTYEIDTSIDAWNYRSHVVLGELRDQVQLFACSGGVWTQTTDVEGEVNGLMTYDRRLKRVNEKQWKSDIQALYDAADARRNNATVEASS is encoded by the exons ATGCATCTAACAGGGAGCCTTGTTGTGTCGCTGCTGGCAGCCACTAGCTTTGCTCTCCCGGACAAGAGCGCTGTCAAGCATGTTCGCAGCAACTCCGGATACAGTCTCAAGACACCTCCATTGACGACGCCGTGGACGGACAAAGTAGGCACCGATCCCTGGCCTGAGTATCCGCGCCCGCAGCTGGAACGCTCCCAGTGGCAGAACCTCAATGGCGTGTGGCAGTATGAGAATGCGTCTGGTCTCGATGCCGTTCAGAGCCCACCTTTTGGTCAGAATTTCAGCCAGGAAGTGCTGATTCCGTCTTGTCTTGAGAGTGGCTTGTCTG GGATCCAAGCCGTAGATGCGCTTTATTCGTGGTTCTCGAACTCGTTCAATGTTGACTCTTCTTGGAAGGGCCAACAGGTTCTGCTCAATTTCGGGGCTGTGGACTATGAAGCCACTGTTTTTGTCAATGGCAAGCAGGCGGGTTTCCATCGCGGAGGTTACTTCCGCTTCACGCTCGACGTGACTCCCTATGTGAACTTCGGCCAGGACAATGAACT ACTCGTTTTTGTGCATGATCCCACGGACAGTGGCGACTATGTCATTCCCATTGGCAAACAGACCCTCAACCCGAACCACATCTTCTATACTCCCTGCAGTGGAATCTGGCAGAGTGTATGGATCGAGTCCACTCCGGCGACGTACATCACGCAACTGGACCTGGCTGCTGACATGCATGGACAAG TGAATGTTACCGTGCACAGCTCGAACCTGAACACCAGCACGCCTGTTGAGATCTCGCTGCTCGAGAACGATAAGGTCGTCGCGGCTCACAAAGGTCCTTCGAATCGCCCGTTTCAGTTCAAGGTCTCTTCGCCGAAGCTGTGGTCTCCCGACTCGCCTCACCTGTACAACGTCACCGTCAAGATGGGCTCGGACACAATCCAGAGCTACACTGGTTTCCGCACTATCTCCAAGGGTACAGTCGACGGTGTTGTGCGCCCGCTGCTGAACGGCGAGTTTGTGTTCATGTTCGGCACTCTCGACCAGGGATTCTGGCCTGACGGCATCTACACGCCGCCGACGCAGGAGGCAATGGTGTTtgatctgcagctgctcaaGGATCTGGGCTTCAACTCGGTTCGCAAGCACATCAAGGTCGAAAACGAGCGGTGGTACCAGGCTTGCGACCAGATGGGTCTGCTCGTCATCCAGGACATGCCTGCCATGCGTCCGCTCCAGACGGAGGCCGACGGGGCCACCATCCTGCCGAACGCGACGCAGCAGGCTGAGTTTGGCCGCCAGCTGACCATCCTGGTGAACCAGCTCAAGAGCTTCCCTAGCATTGCAGTCTGGATCATCTACAATGAGGGCTGGGGCCAAATCACCAACTATTACCCGGAGTTCGGGCTGACCGCTCTGGTCCAGTCGCTGGATCCCACCCGGCTGGTGGACTCGACCACGGGCTGGTTCGACCACGGCGCGGGCGATTTCAGCGATAACCACCACTATGCCAACCCGCAGTGCGGCTCACCCTTCTACTCGATTGACTCGAGCCCCTACGACGACACGCGGATCGGGTTCCAGGGTGAATTTGGTGGGCTTGGAAACAACGTCTCCATTGAGCATCTGTGGAACGTCCAGGCGGCCATCGAGACAATTAACCAGACCTACGAAATCGACACGTCCATCGACGCGTGGAACTACCGCAGCCACGTCGTGCTCGGCGAGCTTCGGGACCAGGTGCAGCTCTTCGCGTGCAGCGGTGGCGTCTGGACCCAGACGACCGATGTTGAGGGCGAGGTCAATGGCCTGATGACCTATGACCGCCGTCTGAAGCGAGTCAACGAGAAGCAGTGGAAATCCGATATCCAGGCTCTGTATGATGCTGCTGATGCGCGCCGCAATAATGCCACAGTGGAGGCTTCCTCTTAG